In Lycium ferocissimum isolate CSIRO_LF1 chromosome 11, AGI_CSIRO_Lferr_CH_V1, whole genome shotgun sequence, a single genomic region encodes these proteins:
- the LOC132035961 gene encoding shaggy-related protein kinase eta-like, translated as MADDKEMSAPVMDVNGAVTGHIISTTIGGKNGEPKQTVSYMAERVVGTGSFGVVFQAKCLENGETVAIKKVLQDRRYKNRELQLMRSMDNPNVVSLKHCFYSTTSKNELFLNLVMEYVPETMYRMLKHYSNANQRMPLIYVKLYTYQVFRGLAYMHTVAGVCHRDLKPQNILVDPVTHQVKICDFGSAKVLVKGEANISYICSRFYRAPELIFGATEYTTSIDIWSAGCVLAELLLGQPLFPGENAVDQLVEIIKVLGTPTREEIRCMNPNYTDFRFPQIKAHPWHKVFHKRMPPEAIDLASRLLQYSPSLRCNALEACAHPFFDELREPNARLPNGRPLPPLFNFKQELAGASQDLINRLIPDHIKKQMGLHLFTTCNDMIT; from the exons ATGGCTGATGATAAG GAGATGTCTGCTCCTGTTATGGATGTGAATGGTGCAGTCACTGGCCATATAATTTCTACTACCATTGGAGGAAAAAATGGTGAGCCAAAGCAG ACAGTCAGTTACATGGCTGAACGTGTCGTGGGGACTGGATCATTTGGAGTTGTTTTTCAG GCAAAATGCCTGGAAAATGGGGAGACGGTTGCGATAAAGAAAGTTTTACAAGATCGTAGATACAAGAACCGTGAACTGCAGTTGATGCGCTCTATGGATAACCCAAATGTTGTTTCTTTAAAGCATTGCTTCTATTCAACCACTAGTAAAAACGAGCTTTTTCTCAATTTAGTCATGGAATATGTACCGGAAACTATGTACCGGATGTTGAAGCACTACAGCAATGCAAACCAAAGAATGCCACTCATCTATGTCAAGCTTTACACATACCAA GTATTTAGGGGGCTGGCGTATATGCACACGGTTGCTGGCGTTTGCCACAGAGATTTGAAACCACAGAATATTTTG GTAGACCCTGTTACTCACCAAGTGAAAATTTGTGATTTTGGAAGTGCCAAAGTGCTG GTTAAAGGTGAAGCGAATATCTCATACATCTGCTCACGATTTTATCGGGCTCCTGAACTCATATTCGGTGCAACGGAATATACTACCTCTATTGATATCTGGTCGGCCGGCTGTGTCCTTGCAGAGCTTCTCCTAGGCCAG CCATTATTTCCTGGAGAAAATGCTGTCGATCAGCTTGTTGAGATAATCAAG GTACTTGGAACACCAACGAGAGAGGAAATTCGCTGTATGAATCCAAATTATACTGATTTTAGGTTTCCTCAAATTAAAGCACACCCTTGGCATAAG GTATTCCACAAACGGATGCCACCTGAAGCAATTGACCTTGCTTCACGGCTATTACAATACTCACCAAGTCTTCGTTGCAATGCA CTTGAAGCATGTGCACATCCTTTCTTTGATGAGCTTCGAGAACCCAACGCACGCCTTCCCAATGGCCGGCCATTGCCGCCTCTTTTCAATTTTAAGCAGGAG TTAGCCGGTGCCTCTCAAGACCTCATTAACAGGTTGATACCAGATCATATAAAAAAGCAAATGGGCCTGCATCTTTTCACAACCTGCAATGACATGATTACGTGA